A window of Negativicoccus succinicivorans genomic DNA:
CGTCGGAGCGGCGGGCGTTGCCGCGAAGAAGGGAGAGAAACATGAAATTATCGACACGTGTAGTAACGGAAAGCGGTCTTTGCATCGCGTTGAGTTTGCTCTTGGGGATGATCGTCTTTTGGCGCATGCCGCAAGGCGGATCGATTCACGCGGCGCATATGGTACCGCTTTTATTATTGGCGCTGCGGCGCGGATCGAAAGTCGGCATGCTGGGCGGATTGACGTACGGGTTGTTGCATTTTCTGTTGGGGGCGAAGTATTCGCTGCATCCGCTGAGCATTATTTTGGATTACCTGCTTGCTTACGCCGCGCTTGGTCTAGCGGGCTACGCGAAAGAGCATAATCGCGTCAGCGCGTTGGTTTGGTCGGCGCTCGCGATGTTCGGTCGTTATGTGATGAGCGTGCTGTCCGGCGCGATCGTGTTCGGATCGTATGCGCCGGCGGGCATGAACCCATGGTGGTACTCGATCACGTATAACGCGACGGTGATTCCTCCGGACGCGATCATCAATTTAGTAGTGCTGGCGTTAATTTACGCGCCGATCATGCGCCTTCGCCGCTGACAGAAATAAAAAATACGCGCTTAAGCGCGTATTTTTTTATGGCGTGATAAACTTTAGCGGCGAGTAGGAAGCAGAGTAAAATGGCCACTTTATTTGCGTTTTGAACTTGAGCAAGCCGGTGGGAAAGTGATGCGCATCGGTTCCCGAGAGAACGTACTACGTTCAATAAAAAAGCACCACTACTGCGGTGCTTTTAGTTTTAGAACAACAAGAAGTTCGCGAGCACGAGTGTGATACAAGAACCGATCATCGGGATTGCGGTACGTTTGACAAGATCGAACGACGAAATGTTCGCCATGCCGCTGACGACGATGATAACGGCCGTAATCGGCGAAATCGCGCGAGCGGAACTAGCGATGAAGTGCATCGGTAAGATCATCGTTACCGCGGCGATACCGCTCTTGGCGGCGATATCCGGAACGAGGTTGGCGAACGCGAAGAACGGAGCGTTGCCCGAACCCATAACGACGGCGCACACGCCGATGATGATGATCATGACGAGCGAAAGCGCGATCGCGCCGAAACCACTGCTTTGCGTGCCGGAGATCAGCGCGTCGATCGTGCCGCTGACCATGAGACCGCGGGCGAATGTTTCACCGGCGACGATCAACGTGACGACGTTGGCCATCTGACGCCCCATGCCGTCAAAGAAAATCTGCAGCTCTTCGGCCACTTGCTTGCCGTTGCGGCTGCGGATATACTGCGCCAGCATGCCGATGGCGGTACCGATGAGCATCGCCTTGATGATGTCCATTTTAATGTCGGGGATCATCAATGGGCTGAAGACTAAAATCAAAGCCAAAGGAACGATCGGCAACAACGCGTAAATAAGCGGCGGATGCGCATTGTCCAAGTTGACGTTATCGGTCGACACTTCGACATCGTCTTTACGCATCGGTTGGACTACGTGGCCGTCGCGTTTATCCATGTGTTTTTGGGTAAAATAATGCAAGATCGCGACGACGGGGAAGATGCAGAGCGCTACTGGCACCTGGTAATCATGCCAGTATATTACCGGATCGATACCGGAGAGTTCCGCCGCCAAAATCGTACCGGTGTCACTCGGGCTCCAGTCGAGGCAAAGCGTGGTCGCGATCGCGGCCGCAGCCGAAAGGCGGCTGACGCCGAGCGCTACCAGGATCGGGAACATCGTTACCATCAAGAGCATCGCCAAGCCCGACGCGCTGTTAATAGCCAGACCTAATACCATAC
This region includes:
- the dcuC gene encoding C4-dicarboxylate transporter DcuC produces the protein MNIVLALLVTVWVAYFIVKRYKPQTILFIGGMFLMLVSVIAGYGEIFPGGKGSTGSLLFDLFEFIRSVLSSRAGKLGLNIMAVAGFARYMDHIGASRALVNLTIQPLLRLKSPYLVLSACWALGMVLGLAINSASGLAMLLMVTMFPILVALGVSRLSAAAAIATTLCLDWSPSDTGTILAAELSGIDPVIYWHDYQVPVALCIFPVVAILHYFTQKHMDKRDGHVVQPMRKDDVEVSTDNVNLDNAHPPLIYALLPIVPLALILVFSPLMIPDIKMDIIKAMLIGTAIGMLAQYIRSRNGKQVAEELQIFFDGMGRQMANVVTLIVAGETFARGLMVSGTIDALISGTQSSGFGAIALSLVMIIIIGVCAVVMGSGNAPFFAFANLVPDIAAKSGIAAVTMILPMHFIASSARAISPITAVIIVVSGMANISSFDLVKRTAIPMIGSCITLVLANFLLF
- the thiT gene encoding energy-coupled thiamine transporter ThiT: MKLSTRVVTESGLCIALSLLLGMIVFWRMPQGGSIHAAHMVPLLLLALRRGSKVGMLGGLTYGLLHFLLGAKYSLHPLSIILDYLLAYAALGLAGYAKEHNRVSALVWSALAMFGRYVMSVLSGAIVFGSYAPAGMNPWWYSITYNATVIPPDAIINLVVLALIYAPIMRLRR